TTCTTAATTCCGTCATTGGCGTGTTCTACGCGGAGGCGACGGGCTTTCCGAAAGGCTTAGGCGCGTTGGATAATCGCGCCGAGAACGTCAAGAAAATCTTAATGCTTGATCCGCGTCGCTTGTCTGATAGCGACTCGAACAAAATCCTTGAAGCATTCAAGCCGTTGCTCTCTCGCAAAATAATGGCTACGATTCAAGAGTACGAGCAAGCGGACAGGCTCCATTTCGAGAGCGTTGTTGCCGAGTGCTATGGCTATACCGCGCTGTTTGAGCGGATAAAGAACGCCGTGCTTGATATGCAGGGAGTGCGGTTGAGTGTGAAGAATAAATAGACTTTGCCTGTGAAAGGGGGCGTTATGGTGAAATCTTCAAATGCGTCATCTGCCGCGTTCGGTTGGGATTTTCAATGCAACGCAGCCATTATGCTAATGCTCAAAAACATTACTGTTGCCTCCGCCGTAAAAGTCGAGGGACAGACGGAGGATATTGAGATTGCCCTAAATAGTGGGAATTTTGTCTACTCACAGGCAAAAGCCGTTTTCAATCCATACGATGATTACTCTAATGTAATCTCGAAATTAAAGTCGGGATTGAGTACGCTTAGCAGTGCCGCTCGGCATCCGAATGTAGAGCAGTTGATATACATTACCAACTCACCGAATCCATTCAACCACCCGCAAACCATCAGTGCGTTTAGCGGGGAACTCACTTCACTGAATTATAATAATTTACCCGAATCTTGTAAACAGGAAATTGAAAACCTATGTGCGGCAGAGAAATATAATTTTGACCGCCAACTATTTTCGGTCTATGTTATGCAGTTTCACGGTGACGGTGAAAACCGTTATAAAGTTGTCAAAGGTTTAACCAATGAATTTTTAGCCTCGGTAGGACTAAGTGATTTGGGCTTAGGCAAGCACTTACTTGACCTTTGGCAAGGATTTTTCTTTGCCAATGCCTCTCAACACGATGAAACATTAAAAATCACCAAAGAGCAAATGATATGGCCGCTGATTGTTTCAATATGCGACCTTAATACGGAGGACGCGCTACTCGCCGATTATGACGAAGGAGATATTGATAATATCATTCGGCGTTACGGAGCGGTAATTAACAACAATTCCGAACGTTTTGAGTTCGTTTCAAAAGTATTATCGGGCTACAATTCTTACGAGCCATCTATGAAATCCAGCGCAAAAACAAAGTCGTTCATTGAAAATAACTGGTTTAATTACAGCAATGATTTTGACGTATCCACTGCCGAACGAGGTGTTCTCGAAGTTATAGTGAAACTGGCGATAAGTAATGTCATCAAACGGCGCGACAGAATCGTGAGGATAAAGGCGGGGGTGAACTTATGAGATTTATTTCACTTACTGTTAAGAAAGGACTTTTTCAAGACACGTTTGACTTTAACGCACACGTGAACATAGTCCACAGCGAAAAAAATAGCGTTGGGAAAACGACTTTACTTCGCTTTCTGATGTTCTCACTGGGCTATCCTATACCGGGAACACGGGGATTAAACTTTGCTCGTTATGAGTTCGAGGCGGACGTAATATCTGCTAACCACAAGACTTATCGTATTGTACGATTTGGTGATATTGTTACGCTCATAGGAGAGGGAGACGATTTGAGTTTCTCGCTACCCTCTGATTTGAACGCACTGCACAAGATAATTTTCGGAATACAAAACGATGAGGTTCTTGAAAATCTATTGGGGGCATACTATGTTGACCAAGAGAAAGGGTGGACTTTGCTCAATCGCGGAAAGGCTATCGGTAGCATCCATTTCAGCATAGAAGGGCTTATCCGTGGACTGTCTGGTCGTTCTAATGATGAGTTAGCTGTTCGATTATCGTCCGTAAAGCGTGAACTTCAAAAATACAAGCATATGCTGGACGTTGCACGGTATCAGGCGGAAATAAATGCGTTAGGTGAGAATATAGCTTATGATGCGCCGATTGATGAAATCGACACCGCCATTGATGTTTTGTTAAGCGAACGCAAACCAATTTTTGACGAGTTAGAACGTGTAAAGAATGTCATTCGCAAAAACATGTCCTTTAAGAAATATATTGATTCTTTTCAACTCCGTGTCCGTTCTTTAACGACTGACGAAGAAATACCCGTTAATGAGGACACGATTATCGGATTTAGAGATGACGCAAATTACCTCGCAACAAAAAGAAAAATGGTTGAAATGAGATTGGCCGAGATAGATAATAAAATTGCCAATCTTCGCCGTCAGCAAGATAAGGAGAACACCTTATTTGACGTGCAAACAAGTATACAAGCGTTTGATGCAGATGTGGCGAAAATGAATGTTGATGCCGTATCAACCGAACGTATAATTCGTAGGTTGGAAACCGAGCGAAAATCGTTAGAGGATGCAATAACTCGGAGCGTCAAAAGCAATAATCCTATAATTGGAGAATTGCATACGCTAATATCGGCTTATGCCAATGAACTTGGAATAGATGAACGCTATGTTCGTCCATCGGAAGATTACATTTTCACCTCCGACTTGAAATCACTTACAGGGGCAATTTTCCATAAAATCGTGTTCGCGTTTAAGATGTCTTATATTAAGATTATCGGCAGATACACGGGCGTTAATTTGCCTCTTATCCTTGATTCTCCAAGTGGACGAGAGGTAGATAAAATTAACATTGCGGATATGATAGCAATACTTGTCAGGGATTTTTCGGAGCATCAGATTATCATCGCTTCCATAAACCTATATGACTTCGTCTCTCCAAACATTTTAGAAATAAAAAACCAACTCTTGTCGTTCTAATAGTGAAAAACAGACGGGGAGCGGTTTTCCCGCTCCCCGTACCCCTGAACCTTAACGATTTCATCTGCCGTAATCGTATCCGCGACTTTGCGATTTCGGACGCTCAATTTCTGGCTCGTCAGTCTTTATAATCTGATCGATAGTGCGCTTGATAGCTTCAATGTTTTGAGTTTCGGTTTTCAGTTTTTCATACCGCTGATAGAGCGCGGCGCGTTCGGTTGTTTTCTTCTCGCGCTCGTCTTTCCACGCCGTGATCGGCGGCAGCTTTTTCGGGTCGTAGCGGCTCTGCAAAACGCCTTTCAAATACTTCTCGGCGGCATCGAAAAGTGTGAGTTCCATACGGTTATCTTCGCAGTAATCATTGGCGGCTTCGAGAGCTTTCCGCGCCTTGCGTTCAGCAAACAGTCCACTGGACTTTTTGAGCGTTCGGTACTCGGCATAGAGCTTATCGTATTTTGCCTTATAGCCGCGATAACTCTTGAAATTCTCGCTGTGCTTGATATGCTCGTCAAGCGTTTTCAAGCGGCGTTCGTTTTTCTTCAAGTCGTCGCGCACATCATCGAAGTTGCCGCGTATTTCCCGCACCACTCGCGTTAAATCAGCAACCGTCTCAATGCCGTATTTGTCGAAGAACAGCAACATATCCGCCATGTTCTTGATGTCGGCGATTTTACGCGACTGACCGCGCTTTTCGGGCGGTTGATTGCAAAGTTCCGAGAACACCTCGTACAGCGTCGGCGGCGACTGCAAAAGCTCAAACTTGTACGCCTCCAGCTTTTTAAGCCGCGCGTTGATTTGACGCAATTTGGAATTCATCGCGGCGATTTCGCGGTTGCGGTCGCCGAGCTCAGTCTTAACGCCGCGCTTCTCCAAACCGCTCGCCACAGGACCGAGATGAACAGTCGGGATTTGCTCCACGCCTTGCCGCTCATAAGAGCGGTGATCCACAACGTCGTCGTGACCGTTTATACGGAGCGCGGTGTTGCAATAAGCCGCCCATGCCCTGCGCCATAACTCTGCGTTATCGCGCTTATCCCAGTCAACGGGATAAGTTTTCCTGCCGTTCACTTTTACGACTTTCGCGCCCCATGTTCCGTCCGGATTCAACGGTCGCATGGTCAGCATAATGTGAGCGTGGGGATTGCCGTCTCCCTTGTCGTGAACCGCAACGTCGGCGCACATTCCATTGTCCGCAAACTGCTCTTTTACGAACCTGCGGACGAGAGAAATGTTTTGCTCTTGCGTGAGTTCTGCGGGGAGCGCGATTTCGATTTCCCGCGCCAGTTGCGAGTTCTTCTGCTTTTCGATTTTCTCCACCGAGTTCCACAGAACGCCGCGATTTTCAAATTCGCGCGGCGCGTGGCCAGGCAGAATAATCTCCGTATAAGCAATCCCGCGTTTGCGCGTGAAGTCGTGCGTTTCTCCGTCATACTCGTTCGTGATGCGCGTTCCCGAACGGTACGCGGCGGAGGCGACGGCGGAGTTGCCCTTGCCGCGCGAAACAATCCTGATACTGCAATGATATATCGCCATGCGTCGGCCTCCATTCTCGTTAATTCGCTGTGTCGTTTCGTTTGTGCCGACAGGCGCAAAAGGCCCGCGGCAGCGCGCACGGCCCCGGTCACGGGGCATAAGTGCGCACTTCGTGAAGGGGCAAGAAGCTCCTATGCCGTTTGCTTGTTCGCGTTCGCGGCGTTCGGCAAACGCTGCGTTTGCGCGGCATTTGCGGCGGTTTCCGGCGTTATCGCCGCAACGTCGGCGGTCTTTGCGTTCGCCGCTTCCTCGGCGGCGATTTCCTCCGCAAGCTCTTGTTCGGCGAGCAAATCGGCGAGTATACGCTTGCCCTCGTCGGCGGCGACGGTTTTGGCAAGAAACTCGTTGAAATACCCGTCGGAGAGTTTGACGGTCTCCGGCAGCAGCGATTCCAAACGCCCGGCGCGTTTGCAGAGACGGTTCGTCCGTGCCTTGCGTTCCTCGGCTTTTATCTCCTGCAAAAGCGTCTTTTTCTCGCGGTCAAGCCTTTCCCGTTCTTCCTCGATTCTCGCGAGTTTTTCGGTTCTTGTAAGTCTTGCCATAGCGGTATTCCTCCTTAAAATTTTGGTTTTGGACAAAAACAAAACCTCCCGCAAACAAATCTGCGGGAGGCATGGGGCCGATTATGCCGTTTTCTTTCGGGCGCGGTATTCGCGCTGACGGTCGCGCTCCTTGCGGCGGCGTTCGTCGGCTTTGCGCTCGGCTTCGATTTGCTCCGGCGTGAGCGTAACCGGTTCGTCCGGCGCGTCGAAGTTGCCGATAAAGCTGAGGTAAATATCGACTTTCTGAACGCGTTTGCCGCTTGATTTGTCGCCCTCGTGAATTACGACCTTTTCCACGAATTCATTCAGGAGTTGCGGAGTCAATTCCGTGAACTCCGTGTACCGCCGCACGATTTCGATAAAGCGGTCGGCGCGAACGCTGTCAGCGGCGTAGCAGTCGATTGCGGAATGCAAATCTGTTATCGATTGCCGCAATTCTTTCTGCTCGTTATCGTACTCCGCGAGCATACGGTCGAAGTGGTTTTCGGGCAGCTTGCCGAGCGCGTAGGTCTCGTAGAGTTTCGTCACGAGTTTGCCCAGTTCCGCAACGCGGCGTTCGGCTTTGGCGAGCCGCTTTTTGCTCTCTTTGACCTCCGCTTCCGCTTGCAGATTGGAGGCTTCGCGGACGCGTTCGACAAACTCCGCTTCATCTTTTTGGACGTACCCCGCGACGCGCCGGATCGTCCGCAAAATCAAAGCGTTGACCACCTCGGTTCTGATGTAGTGCATCGTGCAGTTTTTCGTCCCCTGCCGGTAATTCCCGCAGACGTACTCGTCGCGCTCGCGGTTTTTCTGATAATCGTAATTTCGGGCGTGGGTGAGCAATTTTCCGCAGTCCGCGCAGACGAGCAATCCAGTCAGC
The nucleotide sequence above comes from Acidaminococcales bacterium. Encoded proteins:
- a CDS encoding DUF3847 domain-containing protein; translation: MARLTRTEKLARIEEERERLDREKKTLLQEIKAEERKARTNRLCKRAGRLESLLPETVKLSDGYFNEFLAKTVAADEGKRILADLLAEQELAEEIAAEEAANAKTADVAAITPETAANAAQTQRLPNAANANKQTA
- a CDS encoding MobA/MobL family protein, whose protein sequence is MAIYHCSIRIVSRGKGNSAVASAAYRSGTRITNEYDGETHDFTRKRGIAYTEIILPGHAPREFENRGVLWNSVEKIEKQKNSQLAREIEIALPAELTQEQNISLVRRFVKEQFADNGMCADVAVHDKGDGNPHAHIMLTMRPLNPDGTWGAKVVKVNGRKTYPVDWDKRDNAELWRRAWAAYCNTALRINGHDDVVDHRSYERQGVEQIPTVHLGPVASGLEKRGVKTELGDRNREIAAMNSKLRQINARLKKLEAYKFELLQSPPTLYEVFSELCNQPPEKRGQSRKIADIKNMADMLLFFDKYGIETVADLTRVVREIRGNFDDVRDDLKKNERRLKTLDEHIKHSENFKSYRGYKAKYDKLYAEYRTLKKSSGLFAERKARKALEAANDYCEDNRMELTLFDAAEKYLKGVLQSRYDPKKLPPITAWKDEREKKTTERAALYQRYEKLKTETQNIEAIKRTIDQIIKTDEPEIERPKSQSRGYDYGR